A single window of Channa argus isolate prfri chromosome 12, Channa argus male v1.0, whole genome shotgun sequence DNA harbors:
- the cd248a gene encoding CD248 molecule, endosialin a — protein sequence MGSLMVSAAALVITFLLALLCGVSSVLGQELREGDALCNADGCFVVYLQRKTFLESWKACRAKGGNLATIKRKEDATSISTLFSTLDLRHSRTKVQVWIGLQRQPRQCSSHLLRGFSWTTGDQDTQYSNWQEEESPLCSVPRCVVMGYSTQELNDNLKWMDVFCSDPVDGYLCHYAYKGMCPALWSEGAGNALYTTPFNLVSALLTHVPFGSVATVPCPAGTNEEQSVSCIVKEDGSVGWSKDSPLCSESPASYWCDQDNGGCEHFCRTDGTHFYCECDSGYQLGVDGQSCELSDVCQEAPCQFECLPLSDGYRCACPEGYMLLPDEHGCVDIDECLQSPCEQLCTNFPGTFECGCLEGYDLDEDGGCEDIDECINVTCEHECENILGSHICHCNLGFSPVPENPSQCQDTDECQIPGTCQHMCANHIGGFVCYCEEGYELMPDNSSCQKREEGEDRSFVTPQVWNPVVSKWYLQTQTEWPQEEVQEKWPTDPVVIWVTSAPQEPLPLGTPLDPLTQEPENDGKDTDNGGTEWLIFGQRPESGMDIPKNNIYTTSPATTSSSTTPDLFEDDKEETTTALPFLSTISKGAWNLRSEVTSYKPNNPTTDHNVLTDFAHHNEGPPEQDLFMENTHLPGEYGNKEITQSLSPAGERLAPSQPPLSKGGENLDILDSVQEDRGQNKISTWLLVGLLVPICIIIVVMVALGIVYCTRCAIQPRDKNATDCYHWISGAHDKQGASNPSAGVKTHV from the coding sequence ATGGGATCACTgatggttagtgctgctgctctTGTCATAACCTTCCTGCTGGCTTTGCTTTGTGGAGTTTCTTCAGTACTGGGCCAGGAGTTGAGAGAAGGGGATGCATTGTGCAATGCAGATGGCTGCTTTGTGGTCTATTTACAACGCAAAACCTTTTTGGAATCATGGAAAGCATGCAGAGCAAAAGGTGGCAACCTGGCTACCATCAAACGCAAGGAGGATGCCACCTCTATTTCCACTCTTTTCTCCACTTTGGACTTGCGCCATTCACGTACCAAGGTGCAAGTATGGATTGGCCTGCAGCGCCAGCCTCGCCAGTGTAGCTCTCATCTGCTGCGGGGTTTCTCGTGGACTACTGGTGACCAGGACACTCAGTATTCCAACTGGCAGGAAGAGGAATCCCCTTTGTGCTCAGTTCCACGTTGTGTGGTCATGGGCTACAGTACTCAAGAGCTGAATGATAACCtaaaatggatggatgtgttCTGCTCAGACCCTGTAGATGGGTATCTCTGCCATTATGCCTACAAAGGAATGTGTCCAGCCTTGTGGAGTGAAGGCGCAGGCAATGCCCTCTACACAACACCATTTAACCTTGTCAGCGCCCTGCTAACCCATGTACCCTTTGGATCTGTTGCTACCGTGCCCTGCCCTGCAGGCACCAATGAGGAACAGTCAGTTTCGTGTATAGTAAAGGAAGATGGCTCAGTGGGGTGGTCAAAAGATTCCCCCCTCTGCTCTGAATCCCCCGCATCATACTGGTGTGACCAGGATAATGGAGGGTGTGAGCATTTCTGCAGGACAGATGGTACTCACTTCTACTGTGAGTGTGACAGTGGGTATCAGCTAGGAGTTGACGGACAAAGCTGTGAGCTGTCTGATGTTTGTCAAGAAGCCCCCTGCCAGTTTGAGTGTCTGCCCCTGTCAGATGGGTATCGCTGTGCCTGCCCTGAAGGATACATGCTTTTGCCAGATGAACATGGCTGTGTGGACATAGACGAGTGCCTCCAGAGTCCTTGTGAGCAGCTTTGCACGAATTTCCCGGGAACATTTGAATGTGGATGTCTGGAAGGTTATGATTTAGATGAGGATGGTGGGTGTGAGGATATAGATGAGTGTATAAATGTTACTTGTGAACACGAATGTGAGAACATATTGGGATCTCATATCTGCCACTGCAATCTGGGTTTTTCCCCAGTGCCTGAGAACCCCAGCCAATGCCAAGACACTGATGAGTGCCAGATCCCTGGGACCTGTCAGCACATGTGTGCAAATCATATTGGTGGATTTGTTTGTTACTGTGAGGAAGGCTATGAACTCATGCCTGATAATTCCTCATGTcagaagagagaggaaggagaggaccGATCTTTTGTCACCCCTCAGGTATGGAATCCTGTGGTATCTAAGTGGTACCTGCAAACCCAAACTGAGTGGCCTCAGGAAGAGGTTCAAGAAAAGTGGCCGACTGATCCTGTTGTCATTTGGGTCACCAGTGCTCCACAGGAGCCACTGCCTCTTGGTACACCACTGGACCCTCTGACACAGGAGCCTGAGAATGATGGAAAAGACACAGACAATGGAGGGACAGAATGGTTGATCTTTGGGCAGAGGCCTGAATCTGGGATGGACATtcctaaaaacaacatttacacCACATCTCCAGCCACCACTAGCTCTAGCACTACTCCAGACTTGTTCGAAGATGACAAGGAGGAGACCACCACAGCTCTTCCCTTCCTTTCTACCATCTCAAAAGGAGCTTGGAATTTGAGGTCTGAGGTCACCAGCTACAAACCAAATAATCCAACCACAGACCACAATGTACTTACAGATTTTGCCCACCACAACGAGGGACCTCCAGAACAGGACCTCTTTATGGAAAACACTCATTTGCCAGGGGAGTATGGGAATAAAGAGATCACCCAGTCACTAAGCCCAGCTGGGGAACGGCTTGCTCCTTCCCAGCCACCACTGAGTAAGGGCGGAGAGAATCTCGACATACTGGATTCTGTCCAGGAAGATAGAGGGCAGAACAAAATCAGCACCTGGCTCCTGGTGGGCCTCCTAGTACCCATCTGCATTATCATTGTGGTGATGGTGGCACTGGGCATCGTGTATTGCACCCGTTGTGCTATTCAGCCACGAGACAAGAATGCCACTGACTGCTACCACTGGATCTCTGGGGCTCATGATAAACAGGGAGCATCTAACCCCTCAGCAGGGGTCAAGACCCATGtttag